The following are encoded in a window of Ricinus communis isolate WT05 ecotype wild-type chromosome 4, ASM1957865v1, whole genome shotgun sequence genomic DNA:
- the LOC125369823 gene encoding uncharacterized protein LOC125369823, with product MERKKKKTDSIEASVKRLKIQIGQIAETVQENKKGKLSSQPAQVKAITILKHAEPYKPPILFPNRLKESKQDKQFFEIFDMLSKVNINLPLLDVIRNMPAYAKFFKELNSNKRRYGNNKKVMVSKTASAVLQQQLPPKAMLDLGASINLIPYSTRAQLGLGELKPTTMSLQLAGRSIKYPRGIVEDVLIQVGKMIIPADFVVLDMECTSTRDKE from the exons AtggagagaaagaagaagaaaactgaTTCTATAGAAGCTTCAGTAAAGCGATTGAAAATTCAAATTGGGCAAATTGCTGAAACTgtacaagaaaataagaaaggaaaattgTCAAGTCAACCTGCGCAAGTTAAAGCAATTACTATTCTTAAGCATG CTGAGCCTTATAAGCCTCCTATTCTGTTCCCGAACAGAttgaaagaaagcaaacaGGATAAgcaattttttgaaatttttgataTGCTTTCTAAGGTTAACATTAATTTACCCTTGTTGGATGTGATTAGGAATATGCCAGCTTATGCTAAATTCTTTAAGGAACTTAATTCCAACAAGAGGAGATATGGGAACAATAAGAAAGTTATGGTGTCTAAAACAGCAAGTGCAGTTCTCCAACAACAGTTACCTCCTAAAGCCATGTTGGATTTAGGAGCAAGCATTAATTTGATACCATATTCAACACGTGCACAACTTGGCTTAGGAGAATTGAAGCCAACCACCATGTCTCTACAACTAGCTGGTAGATCAATTAAGTATCCAAGAGGCATAGTGGAAGACGTGCTGATTCAGGTAGGGAAAATGATAATCCCTGCTGACTTTGTGGTTCTAGACATGGAATGTACATCAACAAGGGATAAGGAGTAA